In the genome of Desulfobacteraceae bacterium, one region contains:
- a CDS encoding universal stress protein has protein sequence MIREPQHILCAVDLSAHTGLVLRWGDWLARTFGARLNVFHAVNPVRQDPFPGTTIFERSGQLADLLSLARRQLAAAVAPFEKIQSCQVVAGDPVETLVEFSRKAGVDLVVAASHGFSGIRRVLLGTVVERLARQLEGPLLVLRVAKEPPSADLGFKRIVVACDSPTAPDEAVGYAVAFTRRCGARLFLLHAMALPVMPDLLDPTDGPYAEVQTALEGRLHECLWAMLAAQGVDPSAAGIALRHGAAPEILPDYIRDVRADLAVVGVHACPRLKKLIIGSTTEAALRHAPCAVLTVPVPAADASGSRPLRAEGR, from the coding sequence ATGATACGCGAGCCGCAGCACATTCTCTGCGCCGTGGATCTCTCAGCCCACACCGGTCTGGTGCTGCGGTGGGGCGATTGGCTGGCGCGGACTTTTGGCGCACGCCTGAACGTCTTCCACGCCGTCAATCCGGTCCGGCAGGATCCCTTCCCCGGCACGACCATCTTTGAACGCAGCGGGCAGCTGGCCGACTTGCTGAGCCTTGCGCGCCGGCAGCTGGCTGCAGCGGTGGCGCCTTTTGAAAAAATCCAGTCCTGCCAAGTGGTCGCGGGCGATCCTGTGGAAACCCTGGTCGAGTTCAGCCGCAAAGCCGGGGTCGATCTGGTCGTGGCGGCCAGCCACGGGTTTTCCGGGATTCGGCGGGTGCTGCTGGGCACCGTGGTCGAAAGGCTTGCGCGGCAGCTCGAAGGGCCGCTTTTGGTGCTGCGGGTGGCCAAAGAACCGCCTTCGGCGGACTTGGGCTTTAAGAGAATCGTGGTCGCCTGCGATTCGCCGACCGCACCTGACGAAGCCGTCGGGTATGCCGTCGCTTTCACCCGACGCTGCGGGGCGCGCCTTTTCCTTTTGCATGCCATGGCGCTGCCGGTGATGCCCGATTTGCTTGACCCCACCGACGGACCCTACGCTGAGGTTCAGACGGCCCTCGAGGGCCGCCTGCATGAATGCCTGTGGGCGATGCTGGCGGCGCAAGGCGTTGACCCATCGGCGGCGGGAATCGCGCTGCGCCACGGGGCGGCCCCTGAAATCCTTCCGGACTACATTCGCGACGTGCGGGCGGACCTGGCTGTGGTGGGCGTTCACGCCTGCCCCCGGCTCAAGAAATTGATCATCGGATCGACCACCGAGGCGGCCCTGCGACACGCCCCGTGCGCCGTTTTGACCGTGCCGGTCCCTGCAGCTGACGCCTCGGGCAGCAGGCCGCTTCGAGCGGAAGGCAGATGA
- a CDS encoding histone deacetylase, producing MTVNPRPTGLVMDPRFLAHDTGEGHPENAGRLREVYDMLSGGDLLRHCRLVKARPCALATLELIHAPGYIRKIAATARQPFSSVAADMPVSAKSYLAARLAVGGLLQAVRVVWEGHLANAFALVRPPGHHAEAARAMGYCLFNNVAIAAMFARRELNVRRVLIVDWDVHHGNGTQHAFERDPSVLFFSSHQHPHYPGTGLFTETGLGPGEGYSVNLPLSKGYGDSEFVALYHRLLRPLALEFEPDLILVSAGFDLHPQDPLGGMCVTPDGFAALTRILMDIADQCCRGKLVLALEGGYRRDALRDSIRAVVAELTGRRQTDFHALQQQANPKKVQFVCQRCTTVHKPFWKCFAN from the coding sequence ATGACGGTTAACCCAAGACCCACCGGTCTGGTCATGGACCCTCGCTTTTTGGCGCATGACACCGGGGAAGGGCATCCCGAAAACGCCGGCCGCCTGCGGGAGGTTTACGACATGCTGAGCGGCGGGGACCTCCTGCGCCATTGCCGCCTGGTCAAAGCGCGGCCCTGCGCCCTGGCGACGCTTGAGCTGATTCACGCCCCGGGTTACATCCGAAAGATTGCTGCAACCGCCCGCCAGCCTTTCTCATCCGTGGCGGCGGACATGCCTGTTTCGGCGAAGTCCTACCTGGCGGCGCGCTTGGCGGTGGGTGGACTACTGCAGGCTGTCCGTGTCGTGTGGGAGGGGCACCTGGCAAATGCCTTCGCTCTGGTGCGGCCGCCGGGACATCACGCCGAAGCCGCGCGCGCTATGGGGTACTGTCTGTTCAACAATGTGGCCATAGCGGCCATGTTCGCCCGCCGCGAGTTGAACGTCCGGCGCGTGCTGATCGTGGACTGGGATGTCCACCACGGCAACGGCACCCAGCACGCCTTTGAGCGCGATCCCAGCGTGCTTTTCTTCTCATCGCACCAGCACCCCCATTACCCCGGAACCGGTCTCTTTACGGAAACCGGTTTAGGGCCGGGGGAGGGCTACAGCGTGAATCTGCCGCTCTCCAAGGGCTACGGCGACAGCGAATTCGTCGCCCTCTATCACCGCCTGCTGCGGCCGCTTGCCCTGGAATTTGAGCCGGACCTGATTCTGGTCTCGGCCGGATTCGATCTCCACCCCCAGGACCCCCTGGGCGGGATGTGCGTCACCCCCGACGGGTTCGCGGCGCTCACCCGGATCCTGATGGATATCGCCGATCAGTGCTGCCGCGGCAAGCTGGTTCTTGCCCTGGAGGGCGGTTATCGCCGGGACGCCCTGCGGGATTCGATCCGGGCGGTGGTGGCGGAATTGACCGGCCGCCGGCAAACCGATTTTCACGCCCTGCAGCAGCAGGCCAACCCCAAAAAGGTCCAGTTCGTATGCCAACGATGTACGACGGTTCACAAACCGTTCTGGAAGTGCTTTGCGAACTGA